In the genome of Brachionichthys hirsutus isolate HB-005 chromosome 23, CSIRO-AGI_Bhir_v1, whole genome shotgun sequence, one region contains:
- the LOC137911650 gene encoding lactose-binding lectin l-2-like has protein sequence MRSAALAIPLLLLVCFLHTGTANGPCAMMTKAGCDGWYRYPNGRCISHIAEQKTWFEAKKQCKKLGGDLATIVNSFELRHARCLLLTIRSYDGPLWLGVRRCGSSIEDVDGFSSSQFPWASGEPNADRRKTCASISRKRQGRWEINSCSDRNYFICLRNMK, from the exons ATGCGTTCTGCTGCGCTAGCGATTCCTCTTCTGTTGCTGGTGTGCTTCCTGCATACTGGAACGGCTAACG gaccCTGTGCGATGATGACTAAAGCCGGTTGTGACGGATGGTACCGTTACCCCAATGGTCGGTGTATTTCTCACATTGCAGAACAGAAAACTTGGTTTGAGGCAAAG AAACAGTGCAAAAAATTAGGTGGTGATCTGGCGACGATTGTTAATTCCTTTGAGCTACGACATGCGAGGTGTTTGCTGTTGACGATCAGATCTTACGATGGCCCTCTGTGGCTCGGGGTCAGAAGATGTGGC tCGAGTATCGAGGATGTTGATGGATTTAGTTCCTCTCAATTTCCTTGGGCAAGTGGCGAACCAAACGCTGACAGAAGAAAGACTTGTGCCTCAATATCCAGGAAAC GTCAGGGACGTTGGGAGATTAACAGCTGCTCTGACAGGAACTACTTCATCTGTCTGAGGAACATGAAGTGA